The DNA segment CAGCAACTCGTTTTATGGGGGCGTCTAGGTAGTCGAACGCTTCTTCCGCTATCATGGCCGCTATCTCCGCCACGTGAGGTTCTTTAAAGCGGGCCACATTGATCAGATATCCTTTGGGCCTCTTAAACAAAGACTCTTTCATGGCGTCGTAGTATTCTCTCGTCTCCTCCTCGGACACGGAGACTCCCTCCGACGCCTGC comes from the Acetomicrobium sp. S15 = DSM 107314 genome and includes:
- a CDS encoding transketolase C-terminal domain-containing protein; translated protein: QASEGVSVSEEETREYYDAMKESLFKRPKGYLINVARFKEPHVAEIAAMIAEEAFDYLDAPIKRVAAPFTPVPFSPPLEKDFVYLVGLENQRLLWCMA